In the Panicum virgatum strain AP13 unplaced genomic scaffold, P.virgatum_v5 scaffold_4508, whole genome shotgun sequence genome, one interval contains:
- the LOC120694275 gene encoding uncharacterized protein LOC120694275 yields MPPALENVKAITTRGGKTTQDPPYPNHDNRKKASPVAEEPPREEEPEKVHKGKMAPHEFYDTQVLSFPMRAKKPSTNEQFSRFVEMIQQVNINLPLMDAMKVPTYARYIKDIINNKRPLPTTEVIKLTEACSAAILQQLPEKKKDPGFPTIKCSIGAQNFDKALCDLGASVSVMPKAIFDQLNYTELIPTPMQLQLADSSVWHPEGITEDVPVRVRECFIPVDFVVLDMDNQKETTLILGRPFLNTVDAHIDVGAGEI; encoded by the coding sequence ATGCCCCCTGCTCTGGAGAACGTTAAGGCGATAACCACACGAGGAGGTAAAACTACTCAAGATCCGCCTTATCCTAACCATGATAACAGGAAGAAAGCAAGCCCGGTGGCAGAAGAACCACCTCGGGAGGAGGAACCCGAGAAGGTTCATAAAGGGAAGATGGCTCCGCATGAATTCTATGATACTCAAGTATTGTCGTTCCCTATGAGGGCAAAGAAGCCAAGTACAAATGAGCAGTTCAGCCGCTTTGTTGAGATGATACAGCAGGTGAACATCAATTTGCCCTTGATGGATGCAATGAAGGTTCCGACCTATGCTCGTTACATCAAGGATATAATTAACAACAAGCGACCACTACCAACTACTGAGGTAATAAAGCTCACTGAGGCATGCAGTGCAGCTATACTTCAACAATTGcctgagaagaagaaggatccaGGATTCCCAACTATCAAATGTTCGATAGGGGCACAGAACTTCGACAAAGCCTTATGTGATCTGGGAGCCAGTGTTAGTGTGATGCCGAAGGCAATCTTCGACCAACTCAATTACACAGAGTTGATACCAACACCCATGCAGTTGCAATTGGCTGACTCCTCAGTATGGCACCCAGAAGGAATCACTGAGGATGTCCCAGTGAGAGTACGGGAATGTTTCATCCCAGTCGACTTTGTGGTACTTGATATGGATAATCAGAAGGAGACTACTCTCATTCTAGGACGTCCATTCCTCAATACAGTAGATGCACATATTGATGTTGGGGCAGGAGAAATCTGA
- the LOC120694274 gene encoding F-box protein At5g25290-like, with protein METCIRAGSRLCRLLLPNIFASSPGLMKTRQPESASVGAECPHLRLCNLLLGAFATKIFASSTCSLIKTLRQLVHPSLVAAAPIAGSEVSRLPQDILMDIFALLEIPDLVRAGSVCASWRAACTSLCSTEHCCKLQQTPCLLYTSESLGDRAIGLYSLAEKKAYTLALPDPPIRSREIIGSSYGWIITADERSELQLVNPITGDQIALPSVTTIEQVRPVYDDEGTLCNYEYSWYTARKWVSVSSNTSILDLNKLRDKLFYKAFLSSDPSTGDYFVVLIHNPHKQLSFARSGDEEWTWLPPHTFYEDCQFQGALLYATTANGEIHAFDLGAPAFVAKIVLNRVKRSISDRIYMVQAPSGEVLQIRRITTGSGEQFNELPLKTDTIEVHKVDLTSEKLLVEVDTLGENVLFIGRSQSFCLCVKEYPQLKPNHAYFTEDNSLSVTSFKHLMRDMGEFDLENNRNMEIVSPQLWSNSPTPVWLVPNPRRMSLAPHN; from the coding sequence ATGGAGACGTGCATCAGAGCCGGTTCCAGGCTGTGCCGTCTGCTCTTGCCCAACATCTTTGCCTCTTCCCCCGGTTTAATGAAGACACGCCAGCCGGAGTCAGCTAGTGTTGGTGCTGAATGCCCACATCTGCGCCTGTGCAATCTGCTCCTTGGAGCTTTTGCCACCAAAATCTTTGCTTCATCAACCTGTTCGCTGATCAAGACGTTACGGCAGCTTGTTCATCCATCACTCGTGGCGGCGGCACCGATTGCAGGCAGCGAAGTGTCGCGGCTGCCACAGGACATCCTGATGGACATCTTTGCTCTTCTGGAGATCCCTGACCTCGTGCGTGCAGGATCAGTCTGCGCCTCGTGGCGTGCCGCCTGCACAAGCCTGTGCAGCACTGAACATTGCTGCAAGCTGCAGCAGACACCGTGCCTCCTGTACACCTCTGAATCCCTCGGCGACAGGGCCATAGGTCTCTACAGCCTCGCCGAGAAGAAGGCCTACACACTGGCTCTCCCCGACCCGCCTATCCGGAGTAGGGAGATCATCGGCTCCTCCTACGGCTGGATAATCACTGCAGACGAGAGGTCCGAGCTGCAGCTTGTCAACCCCATCACCGGTGATCAGATTGCGCTGCCATCGGTCACCACCATCGAGCAGGTGCGGCCGGTATATGATGACGAGGGCACCCTTTGCAACTACGAGTACTCCTGGTACACTGCACGTAAATGGGTCTCGGTCTCGAGCAACACATCAATCCTTGACCTCAACAAGCTGCGGGATAAACTGTTCTACAAGGCCTTTCTGTCCTCGGATCCATCCACGGGGGACTACTTCGTGGTGCTCATCCACAACCCACATAAGCAGCTCTCGTTTGCGAGGTCCGGGGACGAGGAGTGGACATGGTTGCCACCACACACTTTCTATGAAGACTGCCAATTTCAGGGTGCACTGCTGTATGCCACCACTGCAAACGGAGAAATCCATGCATTCGATCTTGGTGCCCCTGCATTTGTGGCGAAGATAGTTCTGAACAGGGTGAAGCGTTCTATCTCCGACAGGATTTACATGGTTCAAGCTCCATCTGGTGAAGTGCTGCAAATTAGGAGAATCACTACTGGATCTGGAGAACAGTTTAATGAGTTACCCTTAAAGACCGACACTATTGAAGTACATAAAGTGGACCTTACATCGGAAAAGCTTCTAGTTGAGGTAGATACCTTGGGTGAGAATGTGTTGTTTATTGGGCGTAGCCAATCATTTTGCCTTTGTGTCAAAGAATATCCACAACTGAAGCCAAATCATGCCTACTTTACAGAAGATAACTCTCTGAGTGTCACGAGCTTCAAGCATCTTATGCGTGATATGGGAGAATTTGACCTGGAAAATAATAGGAACATGGAAATTGTATCCCCTCAGCTTTGGTCCAACTCTCCGACCCCTGTGTGGCTGGTTCCAAATCCCAGGAGAATGAGTTTGGCGCCGCACAATTAG